In the Microplitis mediator isolate UGA2020A chromosome 5, iyMicMedi2.1, whole genome shotgun sequence genome, ttaaaaagtggggatACTGTCTGAGAGGGCCCTCAATTAATTGGTAAGTAAGTTTTGTTAATTCTTACTATGGTGGTTAATCcaataaacaaaacaaaaaggCATATTGCGCTGGCGTAAGAACTAATTAAGAATAATGTTCGCCTGCCAAAGTAGGACATGATACGAACAGATATCACAGccatcaaaatatttataatgccTGTCCCAAGAATTCCTAATTGAGCGGCAGTTGAGCCCAGTTGAGCAgctccaaatatttttttagaataataaaaaatagcatTGATTCCACTCAGTTGCTGTCCGAGTTGTACTGATGCTACTAAAAGTAATGGCAGTCTTACTGACGGGTCTCTGATAATACGACCAAAGGACCATGTGTCCAAAGTCGTGCGCATTGCAGCTTCTTTTTCAAGTGATCGCAATTCATTGTACAGCAAACTAGTGCTGACATGACGAATTCTCGCGAGTTCTGAAAGGCTAGAAAAATTACAGCTCCATTGCTAAATtgatttgataaatatttggaCGGATGTTAATATTTACTGACCCCTAGTTGCTTTTTCTTTTTCCCGCTTAATGATATATAAGTACTTTGGACTTTCcggtaaaatatataataaaattaaagaaataacaCAAAGTGGTGCGAAGGAAGCAAACATAATATGCCAAGTTTCTTTGGTACCAAGGACACTGTCTAGTCCAGCAACTTGACCCAAAAATACACCGACAGTTATTCCTAATTGACACAATACACCCACGGCTCCGCGCTGTGACAATGACGATATCTCCATCACGTAAATCGGCACTAATGTCGTGGCCATGCCTCCGGAAAATCCTGAATTAtaaacatatttaaataatgagtatcaggtgaatatattttcatttcactTGCCTACAAGAAGTCTTCCGAGAACAATCACTTCAACTGAATTCAATGTTGGCGCGAGGAGGAAACATACAGCCCCCAAAATACCAAAAACATTTCCCACTGCCAACGCGTTCCGTCTTCCATATTTATCAGCAATTATACTGGCAACAAGTGATCCGACGACACCaccgattaaaaatattgacactACAACTGACCAAGTGAAATTTAATCctttttctgtcaaatttaTGCCGTATCTTGTCTCAATACTTTCATTGCAAAATTCTCTGATAatctaaatgaataaaaaaacatcattTATTGGTAAAGTAACTAATGAGCAAATGATCTATCCTGATAGCCAAGCTAGCGGCAGCCTACTGCAGCAAACTGTCATCAAGTTTCCCGCAAAAATTGGCATTTCCACAATTTAATGGCAACTGGTCGCccactttctgagaaagttgatAGCAAAAGTTGACAGTCCATTAGGTGACGGAAAGCCGCCTTCAGTTTTCTCAGAGTTGTCGTCAACTTGATTGCAACTAATTGACACCAACTTACTGACCAGAAAGTCTTGCTatcagggtaaaaaaaaaaaagtgaatgaaatttatttacgtaCATCTGCAGGGTTATTTACAACCCCTATATTGAATCCTGCTGGAACAGCTGATCCAAGACAACCAACTGCTCCGCCTAGAATGAGCAGAGGTGTCCATTTACTTATTTCCGGGCCATCGTTTTCTttctaaatacaaaaataaacaaatcttCATATCTTTtacattatttgtaaatttaattatgtttttaaattaaatcagaGTTGCGCGATTGAGTTTATCACTAGATCAAATCCATTGAACTTGACCTCGATATTGTTGAGATCAGCAactcatattaattaatttaatatctcTGTGCTGAAGTTTCagtaaatattgaataaattaccTCGTCTGGTGACTCTCGTTTGTTCAAAAGAGTAAGAGATTTTGGTTTTTGAAGGCACAAATTCGTTGCTTCAGTgtctgttaattaattaattaatttcattataagTACTGTTCAAAAatgtgatactgaagttagcagacgtctgacagtttttgaatttttttaagaacgattaactataaaaaaaaatattttggaaaattgcacctatagtttattaaattttctacatgtgtatatttttagttttttttttgtaatttatttgttgaaaaaaaaaatctaaaaatttgtaactgtctgctaacttcaggatcgtttcaaaaatactaataaaacttaattgtttataaaatgtttaccTGTCATGATGATTGTTTGTCAgtataaaacataaataaccTATCAATGACAAAggaaaatataacttttccAATGGACTCTGGTAAATACGTTTACTACTtacttgataattattacaaagTTTGATAATAAGTATCTATGGAATGTCATGGAAATTATCGCACACCCTTAAGCGAAATGATAAAACCACAGACCAAAGGTTATctcaatttgaatttaaaaacaatgacACTTGACCtggctattaatttttaccacattatataattttttttattttcaaactgAGCACGCTGGTGTTCTTTACTTGGTTCCTGTCActgttcatttaattttttattattgtcgtATAATAAGTAGAGAAAATTATCTTTTATCAGTTTCTTTAAactctaattgttttaatggtaaatataatttacgaACAAAAAGAATGTGTCATGGTGTAGGATGTcatgtatttatttgattagaTAAAATTCTAATTTGTTGTTTTATATCTACAAATTGaaaggcaataaaaaaaattaatgtgcGTAAATACTGTGGACTAATGATGTCAATGCATgtggagcaagaaaaaaatgataatattgCGCGTTATCGCGCTATTAATAGAATTGCGGGAAAAATGTGAAACTTGAAAATTGCGCGCGGATTTTAATGCGCAATGactctgaagttagcagacagtttgaaattttcaaattttttttcaacaaatcgtttacaaaaaaaaaaaaccaataatatccgcatgtagaaaattaaaaaaactataggtgcaattttttttttataatttatcgtttttcaaaaaatttaaaaattattggcggctaacttcagtaccaAAAGGCGCATGCGCAAATGTAAAGTCGCGCTGTTGAGATACtggttagccgacgtctaaaagtttttggatttttttaaaaatgataaattataaaaaaataatatttggaaaaattggacttgtagttttttgaattttctacatgtacatatttttatattttatattttaacaattgatttgttgaaaaaaaaactaggaAACCTCGCCTACATCTGCGCAtgcgcgaaaaaaattttttttaagtaaatgaCCGCCAAATGTTTGGCTATTGATAACTAAAgtataatattcaaaaatataaatttacatttactgGATAATGGGgtttatacaaataattaaaaacatgttagttaacttatttatatttaattaaggCACTCTAATGTCgtgacaaaattatatatcacaaatattttaagtaGCTTCTCCAAGATCCAACcattcttatttttaaatgaaacaaGAACCAGCAGtaacataattaaaattacaattacaattacaattacaattaaaattatttattgagtaGGCATTTTTCTAATTAACTCTTAGTTTCATCCAGCCTAAATTCCTGTTGCCGTAATTGAAAATCAATTCGCATTAGCTACAAGTAATGAACAATAACTTCTTAAACTTATTTTGTTTTGCAATCAGCCTCTGAAGtaacatgagtgtgaatgtagcagatctcagacaaatttaaaattatcaataattagtctaaataattaataaaataaaatttttaaaaaatgcgcatttaaaaaattttcaaattaataagtgcattttttaaaaattatttactcagtttatttatccctgattaagaaaaatgatttgctCCATGTTAAGTGTACATCTATATATTAGtcgattcaaattgttttgaatcattccaaattattttttttcaacagggataattttaaatttgtctgacgtTCTGCTACATTCAAACTCATGAAGTAATTAGCGTGTAAGTAAACTATATacttaaagtaaaataaaaaaaatgtaattatcaACGCGTCATGTGCTTATTATCAGTGTGCATTGCTCAAGgtattttattagttaatcCCTTAGCACATTGATTTATTGTTTCTTATCTTATTCTTATCACCAGTATAATTTTGAAAGcctttaaatacttttatgcGCAGTAGTTTGGATTCTTATGATATTAACAAACgtattgatgtaaaaaataaattttaaaaataaaattattgtactgGTGTTACACCGGTGTCTCTGGACTGTCCCACTCTTCGGCATTTTGTCGTGACAAAGATCTAGCGTCTGCTGACTCATGGATAACAAGACTCATAGAATCGCAGTACTGGATGTCAATAGCATGTTCTCCAGTTTGCGGGAGACTTTTCATAGAAAGAGGCGACTGGTCACTCTCAGGACTCAACGCGTGGGTGAAAACACTGTCGGACTGTGTGTGCGAGGGTGTAGAAAGTTCCGACACCAGAGGTGTCGACTCATCGTCGCTTTCACATGCGTGCAGTGACGGGCTAGATGATGTGCCAATCAATCGATCCTTtagttttgttaatttatctaaatttgTCGGAACAGTCggtactattatttttatttcatcggTTATTGTGGGTGTCGAGTGTCGGAGATTGTTTCCCAGCAGCGCGGATGACGGAATTTGTTTGGCTGGGACCTCATTCTTGGTGGGATACTCGTCAGTGGACTTTGAGCGATAAGCAGGTCGCGGTGAGGCTGTCGGTGAAATTCGCAGTGAAGTTGGACGGGCGGCAGTGCTGGTTGGTGGCTTCTTCTTCACGCGATTGTTGTAAGAATAAGTTGACCTGGTGCTTCGTTGAGAGGTGACACTTCGCTGTGAACTTGATCGATGCAATTGGGTCGTCGAACCCTGAGAACTGTCGTCTGAGCTTTCGGGCTCGTCGGGTACGGGGACCCAGTGGTAAATAGGAGACGGTTGCAGCAGGACGTAGTCTGTGTCGGGGGCTGTGGTGACACTGACTGACCGTGCTCGCCCACctagaaaataattctccaataaaatttttttccactctgtatatttataactatTCTACGTgtaatggtttttttttttcaagtgtttAATTAACTAGCATTGTCTGTAATAAGCTACCGAGTAATCTCGCTACGGTGTCTGATAAGACCTACCCTGAcatctgtaaaaattaataaagcaCAAGcgttacttatatatatttatataaataatctaataagcacacaaatttttaaataaaaccaaataaaatcatacaaattaattattatttttttttttttatgtaaccgTTTATTGCCATCAATAAAGTTTAACAATATCCAATAATGTAACTGATGATGCAGAAAATTATGACTAATCTAATAATCATTGCTGgtgtaataacaaaaataaagtaatgagatccatttatttattttctgcatcgattttaaaataatgaaattattatttaaccgGCAATAGCCGCATACTTCTTATCACAGTTTTACATCAactttacactgtaaaaaatcaggaCTGATTTGAATTCGAATTAATTCGGTCACTCagagtttttaaaaagacTACTCCAAGTACGGAGTgatctagattttatttaaatccacattCACTCAGATCTAGAGTTTTACTATCGAAATAAACTCTCCTTCGGAGTTAATTTCACTCgggggattaaataaaaaaacagtcatctgctcccttcactccgaatttactcccaCATTCTTTACAGTATTAACtctatctatttatttattaaattttttttttcataacaaaGTCATACgaacgtttatttattttttttatccattacTTCACAGTATAATGTACAAGTAATTTTCCAATAGGATTTTATCGACGTGTCCACGCCCATTTAttcataagtaaaaataatataataattatttttaatttttataatctttgaggtaacaatgataatgataataataatagtaagtAAGTAAACTGAGTGACAacacgtgaaaaaaaaatatttacaaaagttgaTTTAtactacaataattatttaatgctcATTATCAATTCACACGTCTTAATACTTATAAAACTAATActataattgtttatatttattttgattggagaagagtaaaatataatcaaaCATTTGATTAATTAGCCTCAGACATAGtcatcagtaaataatttaaataaatgatatttatattctttAAGATCTAGGTTTTGATTTTGATTAAATGCTTTGTGTACaagcaattatttatttaaatatatataaaaatatcagcCGCAAAATAAGCAATTTGAGAGACAATCAACGGAAGCTAATGTGAGCTGGCTGGTTCGCTATTTAATTGTGATATTATCGCATGATCTGACTAGAAGTGTGTGGCATAGTCGTTGTTGATGTCAGGGCTTTGGTCAGACTTCGGTGGTTCTTCGACTATAACCATAGGCAGTGAAAGTGGAAGAGAAGTAGGCTCACCTGGAAGTGAGTCTGGTGGTGGCACTACGCTGGGCGATGGTACGTTCAGTACATCCTCACACGCTTCTTCATTCAAAGTTTGAAGGGCTCCGCAAATCATCTGCTCTTCTAGAGTCACCTATTACGCCAAATACTTTTATGACATgcgtattattaaaatatttatgtaaatttcatttatttaaacgtaATTTCATGCATTATGGAAacttattattgaaaataatttatttaaattacaaaattataaattagagGATGAgggtgatatttttttttttttacctgaaACTGGTTCCgcaataaatgtaaatgtgCGCATGACAAATAGTGGGAATGAATGAAAaactcatattttatttattcaaattgttattttctttttaatttttaaattcttaccTGCTTTTCCATAATCGAGTGTTTTGTAGAATCGCGTCTTGGTGGTCCATCTGTTCGGCTGATAGATTTTTCTTTATCTACATGCGTGAGAACTCTCGGGTTATTAACTTGAGTTTCTCtgacatctataaatatttattatacttataaataattttcacattaagtataatttcttaaaaatatttttataccttTGCGATTTATTTCCGGCTGGACTGTAAAACGGACACTACGCGGACCTTCTTCACAGGTTGTAAATGACGTTCGTTCTTGCTCGCGTAATGACACAATTACCATACGGAATAATTCCCAATCACCGAATGTCATTTTGAGTACCtgaagttaaaataaaaatgataaatcataattataatcattaataagataaaaaaactcAGTACCTGATCAgagaactagtactcgatcactccgtgtatatgtaaatttatatttagtcaaatttagtacatatagatatacaaatccATGAAAtaatcgggtactagttccctgatcggatACTGGGTCtcatcttaattttttatttttcgtctaaggcaagagacccagtacctgatcgggtactgggtcttttatcttaaatattaaaatattttacctcCTTCAATTCAGCCAAATCACAGTGCAACAAAACTTTGCCCGTGATATTATTTTCtctaacaatatttttataagactCAATATTATTTGGATTTAGTTCATCAACTTTAGACAAGAGATCACAAACACTATTAACAGACAAACTCGATAATTTTAACTCAAGAATGTCCGTGGGCAAAGTTGTAGTAGCagataatgatttatttatcagCTCGACCGGCGGCATCGACATCCAGGGGGTTTGAGTCCAGTCATAAGCCATCGTAGGAACTTGCCAGGGTATTATAGGAGCTGGAGGAGGATACACTGATCCCTGTAAGCTTGGGGTCTTAGTGAGCTTAGCATGACGATTAGATAAATTAGTCCTATTTCCCCAGGGCGGTTCTATGACACTTTTCTGCCACGGATTTTTGTACATCGCCATACTTCCGTCATCCTCCATGCTCTGCTgttcttcttttatttttttcttaatatacGGATCAAGATTTATCGTAAACGGCAGGAATATTTTCATGTCACTGACAAGGAGATCGTTACGATGAACGCCAAGAAATGCGTCGAGTTTACGCTCATCTCTGTCTATTTCCAGAAGCGGTTGAACTTCTTTCAGCGTTGGTATTTGCGGCCGCACTCTGTAATCAGCAAATTATTACGCTGgatatttaatttcttgttatttatttcaaactaaataaatttaattgcttACTTATCATATACAACTTTCAGAGGCGTTGTGTCATCACACTCGTCACCTTTGTCATAATGATGAATAATCCAGGATGTGCGGAAAGGCCATTGTTCGGTAATATTGATCCAGCTGGCTAAATGATACCAGTTGAAATCAATTTGGAATGCTTTCAATAATCTTCCTGTGTACACAAAGAATTGATTAATACATCAAACAACCCATAAACtgaatcaatattaatttacatatACAAGAGagggtaaaataataattacctgtAACATAGACAACATTCATCAGACGTCTCATACTACGCGGGTTAACGTCACTGAAGTAATCATCAGTAAGCAGCATTTTGTTTAAATCTTGGGCGCCACCCAAACGATTCAAGTTGCTGCCGATGCTGCTGGCAATTGACTCGCTCAGTCTCATTTTTCTGCTGCCTTTACGACTCggtggttttaatttttcattgctATTCATGACACTTGACTCGGTGCTCAGACGTCTGTTTGATACCGGATGATGTATCGAACTTGTGGTCGCGTAATTAACGCTCTCCTCGGTCTCATACCAGGTCCCCTTTTTGTAAAGCTGCGCAGTCTGTTGTGCAATTTTGACCTTACGCAGTCCGCTGTTCTGTAGATAGAAAGGCACATGGACCATATTCCGTAAATAATCATGACCTCCGATATTAGATTCGGTAAACAGTCGCCGGCTGTTAACTTCCACGGCTTTTGAAATAATGTGGGGGTCTATCGCGAGGATTATAATAAACGGGCAGCCGTTGTCGAGAAAAAGTGCTTGCATTGCGTCAAGAACGAGCAGCACTTTGTCTTGCTCGCAGCTGTCTAGTCCATCAACTATTAATACGAGTCTACTTTGTTGAGCGGTAAAACTATCCAGGCACTTGACCATTTCAATCATCAAAGTAACTTCGTACTTCAGCGTCTGTATAAATCCTTCGCTCTTTAGTGTGTCCAACTTGGCGATACTCCTTTGCAAATGTCGTCTTTGCGAGAATATCAATGCCCTGAATGTTCGGCTCCATGTGTACAAATTGGCAATGACATTGAAGGCTAGTAGCAGCGCCACAGTTATCATAATAATGTGGGCTGTGAATGGTTTTATAGTTTCGATATTATTGTAACTATCGACAAAGTATATGGTGACTACTGAGACCCCAACGACGAGGCTGAAGAAGCAGAATTCAAATATAACAATGTAGGGTAAGCAGCACAGATGCCTCCACCTCCAATTGCTGGTTGATTTAACTGGCTTAGGTCTGAAGGCTCGATACAGCCGAGTAACAAGTGATCCAAAGTCATTTTCAATAGAATCATACAGTGAACCAACCATTTGTACAACGGCATTCTCGCCGGCAGCTGTTGTTCCCACTCGTGTTTGAtcagtgaaataaaatttaattggctGTATTGTTAGGCCATCATTTGTCTGGCTACCAGGAGGATGACAAAATATTACTTGGAGCAATAGTCTTAACGAATTGAGCTTGGTCGTCAAACCAACGTTGAACTTATACGGCCAACGCCAATCGTAATGATTGTTTGAGTACCACGTGAGTCCCAGCACTGTGTAAACTAGAGTAAGTGTCGATACGCCCACTATAATACCGATGATCCACGACATCAAAGCTAAGCCTACAGTAACTCCAACGAGTACAGAGACATGAATTGTGACGATTAATAGCAGTGTTGAGAATTGGAACGCAGGATCGATCCACTGCTTGGCAAAGTTTTTCATCTCTTCGCGTAACTTGTTTAGCAAAAAAGACTTTCCTGATCCCCATTTCGCGTACAGCCCTACGGTGATCGGTGTCGAGAGAGAGGGCTCGCTGAGAATATCTGCCAGAGCACTGCTGTATAAGTCGTATCCGAGCATATTTTCGTTGTCCTCATTAGTGTTGAGCCGACGGGCGCCGAAAACTTGCCCTAAAATAGTCTTTGGATGCTTCAAGTCAATATTATAAGGCGTCTCGCCTTGTCTATTGGGACGATAGAGCAGCTGGCTATTTTTTGGATTCCTTAAAAGTATTTCAACAATTGCTTTTGAACGGGCTCGCATTGCAATATGCAGCACCGTGTCTCCTTTATTATCCGTAGCATGAACTTTGGCATTTTTATCTAATAATAATTGGACTATATCACCATTACGTGATCTTACAGCGCGTAATAACGGCGTGTCACCATCTTTTGTTGCTATTTCGAGATCAGGATTTGCTtgtaatagtaattttaatatcgaTATATTACCTTTTTCCACGGCAATGTACGTAGCAGTCTTTCTATCTTTACCAGCAATATTTACGTCAAcgtgtttttttaaaagcgcATCGACGACATTACGATGGCCATTTTTAACAGCGTGAATTAAATTTGTGTCGCCAGCACGGTCTTGGATATTAATGTACGCACCGGCATTGAGCAGAGCGGAGACTATCTCGTGATAACCTTCGCGAGAGGCTATTGCTAGTGCTGTGTACCCGTCTTTATCAAGTGCATTTACATTCGGTTTGTACTCCAACAGCAGCGTGATCACATCAACATAATTGCCGATAGCTGCGACAATGAGTGCCGTCCATGAATACATACCAGCTGTATCAACATTTGCTCCAGCTCTCAACAGAGTGTCGACTATTTCAAGGCTGCCTTTTCTCGCTGCCCAAATCAGCGCAGTTGTCCCGTACTTATCACCGACGTTAACTTTAGCACCGTTGACAATAAGCTCCTTGACTATTTCAGTGTGTCCTCGTCCTGCTGCCCACAGCAATGATGATATGTGATAATTTCCGTGAGCATTTACATCAGCACCCCGTGTTAGGAGCAACGTTACCGTGGACGTGTGGCCTTTGTATGAAGCCCACATGAGAGCGGTCCACCCTCCCAAGTCTCTGTGCTCGAGATCCGCTCCATGCTCCAGCAGTTCCAAGCACACGTCCGTATGTCCTTCTTTCGCTGCGCACAAAAGTGCTGTCCAGTTGTCGGCATCTTCGGCATTGACATCCGCCCCATGATTGATGAGCTCGCGGACGAATTGGATTTTACCTTTCGACGCTGAGAGGATGAGAGCTGTACTGCCATTCTGGTTTAAAAATACACCAATTAATCATtccattgaaattaatttcttttttattattttcttgttttataaaaaatatatatattaataatatctaCCTCATCACGGTCATCAATGGGCACTCTTTTATTCTCAAGAAAGTTTCTAAGAGCGATGAGGTTGTCCTCGGTGATGTAAGTGGCAAGGGGCCGGTAGCACAGCGACACCATCGAGTCCGACCGGTGGAGAGTctgtggaaataaaaaataaaaagctcacagttaaaaaattgtaaaatatttatttgaatttttttatttccataaaataaatagcaCACGGCGTTATCAAGGCACACAATATTAATGAGCTagccattaaaaattaagaaaaataaataaatgtaagcTGATAGATGTATCGTTGGTCGTTTTCGTAGTCGTAactttttgtatttttgaaaattaaaccTTACGCTCTGTGATGTTGCCGTAAAGTCGTACAGCGAGGACACGCTGTTCATCCAGGATATTATTGAGAGTTGCATTTTCTCGACTACTATTTTCCGTTACACGTCTCAACTACAACTGTCTGACTCTTCGACTgggattatttttcacaactCGCTACTCCATGAGGTAGCAAGTAACCGAGTACTTATACAGCGAGTAAAATTGAGAAAGACTTtgatttaagtttttttattccttttatGTCACTTAcgacattaataaatatatataaatatatacaagcaAGTGTATTTAGCCTATTTGAATGTATATGGAATATCACCAACAAAGTAACGTTGACTACTATGTATTTAACTACTGTAATAATTCGTCGTGTCAGCAACTGTTGATGGAGATAAGACAATTTGGTTGCTTTTACTTGTAGACTGAAGGTGAACAAGCGAGTGATATCAGGTTTAGCTATTCATTTTTCATATCTAAAAATATCtatcaatttttcatatatttttcctTTTACTATTATACTAATTACACTTGATAGCCACATTAAATTGTTACACAGCCACACTTAAGTTAatgattacaaatatatatatatatatatatatttatgtgtatgactgatacgaaaaaaaaagacatttttttttccaaaaactatacacagaaaaaaagaatttcttggcgtaaGAATTATTTCGCCGAATGacttgaagacaaaaattttcttcggactcacctcaaaaatttttttttgcttcaaaaagtttttttctcgacccaagaaaatttttccttccAATTTAgagtgcaaaaaatttcttaggacgagtaaaaatttttcgcgccaaaaaatctttttttttgtgtacggaaaatatttttcgaggTGACggaaaaaatagtcaattttttaaaatcagtctaatgtatatataaatataaataacataaatcTCATGCAATGACATTTATCAAAGGTCTGATGtctgttgtttttatttagaaaaataaaatattaattatatgaaataataaataaaaataaaaagtagcAATCAAATGATTTCGTTGGTTAATAGCCCGGACTAACCGTCTGCGAGTGACGTCTAATGCCGATGCTGAACTTGCGACCGGGTCCGTCGCCGGTGAATGTGATTGTCGGTACAGGAATATGTGgaaaatgataatgatgatgattgCTGTTATGAGAACGTAATTCCTCGGCTTCGCCGGTTCCTGATATGAAATTTGACCAAGAATGCGGCTGAGGCATATGAAGACGCAGCAATGGCAGTCGTGATTTTCTTCTGGACGAAAGTAAACCTGAAGCTGCGGCGACTTCATCAGGACCCATGTCGTCACTGATAGTTGTGCAAATTGAATTTCTTGACTGGGTTGCACTGTGAAATTGTCTTTCAGGGTCTTTAGTTATAAAATTACGGGGCACTTGGGAAGAAACGCCGATAAGACTCGTTGCGATACTGGAACTAATGGCCATATTAGTGATGCTAGATTTTcgcttattatttctaattcCTATCATAGCTTCGCAATCCTCTTGTTCCACTTGACTGTTCATATTCAAATTATCTGACGGGCATTCCGTCGTAGCtgaattttttgaagaaaTCGGAAGCTCAGAAGTGGGCTCACGAACTGAAAATTCTTCGAAATCCGGAACTTGAAGTGTCGATACTTCAGAATCtccattattttttgatacttTATTGTCAAGTGGAAGAGCTAGTCGGCTCAGTTTAATgtctttatcttttatttcaagAGACGTGTGTCCAATTTTCAATGATTTAGCGTTGAGTTGAACCAAAGAGTTGAAACAAGTCTTTTCTTCTTTCTCCGTCTCCTTACTCTCTTTGTTATTTCTAGTCTGGTCTTCATTGTCATCGATGTCAATGCGGTAAACTGAGCACGCAATCTTGACCTCTCTGCTAGAGTTGTCAGCCTTCCGCATGGCATCCTTCGATTCAGCTTATCATTA is a window encoding:
- the LOC130668949 gene encoding kinase D-interacting substrate of 220 kDa isoform X8, which codes for MRKADNSSREVKIACSVYRIDIDDNEDQTRNNKESKETEKEEKTCFNSLVQLNAKSLKIGHTSLEIKDKDIKLSRLALPLDNKVSKNNGDSEVSTLQVPDFEEFSVREPTSELPISSKNSATTECPSDNLNMNSQVEQEDCEAMIGIRNNKRKSSITNMAISSSIATSLIGVSSQVPRNFITKDPERQFHSATQSRNSICTTISDDMGPDEVAAASGLLSSRRKSRLPLLRLHMPQPHSWSNFISGTGEAEELRSHNSNHHHYHFPHIPVPTITFTGDGPGRKFSIGIRRHSQTTLHRSDSMVSLCYRPLATYITEDNLIALRNFLENKRVPIDDRDENGSTALILSASKGKIQFVRELINHGADVNAEDADNWTALLCAAKEGHTDVCLELLEHGADLEHRDLGGWTALMWASYKGHTSTVTLLLTRGADVNAHGNYHISSLLWAAGRGHTEIVKELIVNGAKVNVGDKYGTTALIWAARKGSLEIVDTLLRAGANVDTAGMYSWTALIVAAIGNYVDVITLLLEYKPNVNALDKDGYTALAIASREGYHEIVSALLNAGAYINIQDRAGDTNLIHAVKNGHRNVVDALLKKHVDVNIAGKDRKTATYIAVEKGNISILKLLLQANPDLEIATKDGDTPLLRAVRSRNGDIVQLLLDKNAKVHATDNKGDTVLHIAMRARSKAIVEILLRNPKNSQLLYRPNRQGETPYNIDLKHPKTILGQVFGARRLNTNEDNENMLGYDLYSSALADILSEPSLSTPITVGLYAKWGSGKSFLLNKLREEMKNFAKQWIDPAFQFSTLLLIVTIHVSVLVGVTVGLALMSWIIGIIVGVSTLTLVYTVLGLTWYSNNHYDWRWPYKFNVGLTTKLNSLRLLLQVIFCHPPGSQTNDGLTIQPIKFYFTDQTRVGTTAAGENAVVQMVGSLYDSIENDFGSLVTRLYRAFRPKPVKSTSNWRWRHLCCLPYIVIFEFCFFSLVVGVSVVTIYFVDSYNNIETIKPFTAHIIMITVALLLAFNVIANLYTWSRTFRALIFSQRRHLQRSIAKLDTLKSEGFIQTLKYEVTLMIEMVKCLDSFTAQQSRLVLIVDGLDSCEQDKVLLVLDAMQALFLDNGCPFIIILAIDPHIISKAVEVNSRRLFTESNIGGHDYLRNMVHVPFYLQNSGLRKVKIAQQTAQLYKKGTWYETEESVNYATTSSIHHPVSNRRLSTESSVMNSNEKLKPPSRKGSRKMRLSESIASSIGSNLNRLGGAQDLNKMLLTDDYFSDVNPRSMRRLMNVVYVTGRLLKAFQIDFNWYHLASWINITEQWPFRTSWIIHHYDKGDECDDTTPLKVVYDKVRPQIPTLKEVQPLLEIDRDERKLDAFLGVHRNDLLVSDMKIFLPFTINLDPYIKKKIKEEQQSMEDDGSMAMYKNPWQKSVIEPPWGNRTNLSNRHAKLTKTPSLQGSVYPPPAPIIPWQVPTMAYDWTQTPWMSMPPVELINKSLSATTTLPTDILELKLSSLSVNSVCDLLSKVDELNPNNIESYKNIVRENNITGKVLLHCDLAELKEVLKMTFGDWELFRMVIVSLREQERTSFTTCEEGPRSVRFTVQPEINRKDVRETQVNNPRVLTHVDKEKSISRTDGPPRRDSTKHSIMEKQYLA